From the genome of Vitis riparia cultivar Riparia Gloire de Montpellier isolate 1030 chromosome 11, EGFV_Vit.rip_1.0, whole genome shotgun sequence:
GCCTCTTCCCTTCACGCTTGTACCTCTTTAAGTTGATATTGCTATTCATAGAACTAGAAATGCTCCTTGTTATGCCCGAGCCATTACCcatctcatttgaaaaccaattaTTTATGTGGTTTAAGACACATCAAATATGAGCCAACAAACTTGAGTGGTTTGGAAAGCGGCTAACAAATCagactttattttttgaatcatCGTTTATCTTGGAGTGACAAATAAATCCCTCCAAATCACTGCCCCTGCTTGAACTACTAATTTTCTTTGGGTCGCACatggagaaagagaaagaacttAGATTCATATTcaacaaacaaataaggaaaatgtaaattatGGTCAAATAGGGAAAGTGCAAATTATGGAGAGGGGTCGAAGACCTCTTGCCAAACTTCCTAAAAACTTAAGCTTGCAGGATTTGAGCTAAATATGCATATCATACTCCTTAAcatatttgtaaggaacccattttcaatcatgtagatattgttcactCTAAGTTCAAATGGTCTTTATGAGTTTAAAATGGGTCTATAAGGTTGGGAGAAACTTATGTAAccttttctcctattttatccCTTGCAGACACAACAAAAatgttgtgtcccatgggattacgAGGTAATATAGACAAAAACCCTTAACTAGACGAAACAAACCTCCCACACCGGGATCGGAAATAAGCTCTAATTCCATATTATgttaaactaccaattttccttAAAACTTTAAGAAGCATATCATACTCCTTAACACCCCCAACATGATACTAGTTGATACTCAAAACCTTATATAACTTGTTAGAATCAACATtgaatcaattaattaaaaatctatcAATTACTAATAAAATCTAGTTAATCTTCTTTGTCTTATTTGAGGATGTAGTCATTCACAATTATCCCATGACTTAACCATTGGAGACTCACAATGGGCTGACCATCCCACATAATACACCCATCCTAACCATCTCTTGTCTTACACGCCAATCCAAAGTTATTTCTTCAACCACAATTTTCTCGGGAGTGGCAATGTTGCAAGCCTAACGCTACCTGCTCGGATATCGTTTGGGAACAAGACAATGATACACAAGCACTACAATGGCGTATCCATGACTTGTTCCTCAGCAGTATATTTTTAGTCTTCAATTCTTCCCCTCTTAGTGCCATTACTTTGTGTTGTGTTGCTATGGTGCTTACTCTTGGTgctcaaaaataataataatatggcaAGAATAGCCAGGGCATCAGGACACCAcgttatttattttgttggttATGACAGGTGGCTAAATTTTGTGCTGAGAGGATGCATGAAATGGTAGTGAAGGAGTGGGACCGGGAAGCAGTTGACGGATATGAATGGCGTAGGAGATGGGAAGTGGCATTTTCTAGTGGTTTTGAGAGGGCCGACAATGTGGTTATGACAGAGGAGGTGGCACCAGAAATGGTTGGTTCAACTGCTGTCGTGGTGGTTCTATCAGGTTGCCAGATTATCACATCCAATTGTGGTGACTCAAGGGCAGTGCTCTGCCGAGGGACTCAAACAATCCCCTTAACTGTTGATCAGAAGGTCATATTAGAAACTCTCTAACCtgcaattttctaaatttatgcACAATGTTGTTCCCTTTTTTGTATTGTTCTTCTTTTACTTGGTTTTTCAGCTCTGATATTTTAAAATCTCGGATTCTCAAggaatttttgtttctaattatttatatacTAAAGTCATCTGGtctcaaaattggaaaaaaggATTAGAAAAGCTTCATTATTGACAGCTACTAGCAAACTACTCATTCTTTATATCGTTATGATTATGTCAACAACAGGATTTAAGGACACATTGTTATTGGTTTTGTCGCTTTTACAGCCTGATAGAGAAGATGAACTCAGACGAATTGAAGGAGAGGGAGGGAAAGTCATAAACTGGAACGGTGCTAGGGTTTTCGGAGTTCTTGCTATGTCCAGAGCCATAGGTTTGCCCTGTACTTTAATTATCTACTTCATTTTGAAATGTCCAGTTTAACAGTTTTCAAGCTAGTCATCGCTGTTTATATATGATTCTGTGAATCTTTACGCAGATAGGGGTTCTACTAAATTTTTAGTTGACCATCTAGACTGAAATATTCGTGATGTTGATGCGTGGATGAttggggttttttttatttactttgttttcttttgtttctaatagattttatataaaaggCCATTATAGTACATATGCCTATGATAtttctagatgctttgaatcactaatatgaaaaaactGTAAGTTCTCTTTAGAAGAAGTTTTGAAACATTACTTGTGATTACATGTGATTTACAGTCTGAATTATCACGTTGTAAGTAGGCGGAATGGGAGGAAAACTGACAGCAGGTTAGggtgccctttttttttttggtagaggAGAGCACATAAGTAACTGGAAAAGAGGGAAAAACAGTTAGAACATGAATAACCCTGTACCATCCTGGTCCTTTTAAAGTTCAAATGTGACCTTTTCTCTTTTGATTCTTCCAAAGTGAGAAACTGTGGCCACACatacatgcatacatatatatttgGTAGGCACACCTGACATTAAACTAAAAGGTGCCTACGAGATGTGTTGCAACCTGGATATGTGGGAAACATACATGGAATTTCCAACAAACataaacaaaagggaaaaacagGACTCAGTTATGACAACTGAATGCATCAACAAAATCTGTAAAAGGCATTCTATTCCTCACAGTTTTACTGGCCTATACAAATGGGACATTTTATATAGTTCTAACTCCGACCTCTCCAAGAAGCTTTTACGCATGAATCACCCAGAATCTTCTGTTTCAGGAAGaccaaaataaggaaaatgaagctgtattctatatttttctattcttgTTATGAAAAGATTTAAAAGACTTAGGAAACACCCAAAGAATACCAACTGATGAAAACAACAGGGATCCAAGCCTTTGAGCCATTCCACAATTGATAAACAAACAGTTGGTTGATTCCTCATTCTTTTTGTTCAAGCAGCACCAATTATCTAAACAATACCATTTCTCTAAAGCTAATACAAGGtaagaattttttctttctaacagGTGACAAGCAAAGAAATTTTGGAGAGAATTAGACAATTTCtatacaggaaaaaaaaaaaaaaaaaatcccaagaCTTGAACCTAAAGCCGTATAGATAGACTTAATTAAGAAGCAACCATCTGTAGATAACTTCCTCTCAAATTTGTCCTTTCATGGTTTCAATGACCTCCACTACCTCTCACATCTCAGTAGTATACCACCTTACCTCTTTGATCTCCTTAGATGGagaatcaatttggaaatgGTTCTCCCCACACCAAATATCTACCAACATTTAGTTCCAAGTCCATTCCCCATATTGGAGCATTGTTCAACTGAGTCATGAACAACTAGGGAGTTGCTCCCACATGGGTGAATCACATAAGAGTTAAACTTTTCACACCTCTTGCAACCATAATCTCATTACATGAATTATTATCCTGATTTACATAATTATGACGTTTTGAGCCTTTGTATCATTCAACGTGAAATTGAttgtggaataatttttttagtatagaATGTTGTGAATATCACCCAATATCAATGTGAGATGCTATGATTAATTTGTCTTGTGAGCCTCCGAGTTAGCAACTGATACCTTTACTTTGAACCACGCATACGACTCATAGGTGTTAAGTATTGGGGAACTTTGTAAAGATAGTTGGTTTATTGTTTAGAAGCTTACATTTTAAGTATTAGTGAACTGTGTAAAGATGGTTGGTTTATTGTTTAGAAGCTTATGTTTTTAGGCAATCAGTTATTTAGTATAGCGTCAAAGCTAAAAACACTACCCTGGTTCTTGAGATCGTAAGAATGCTAAAGAGGGGCTAATAGAGACAACATTGCATCCCCTATTGATGGAAGGAAAAAGTTGGCCTAGTGCATAAAGATAAGGGTactaaaaaatagaagaagagaaaaacctTATTCTATATCTCTTTAGCCTTAGAAATCATTATCTTGTTTCTGTTCTCCAATAGCCCCTGAGTTTCTCGAGTACCCATGGAATTATCATTGAATTTTTAGCCACCCATTTCCATCGTCATTCTtattggccttttttttttttcaagtaccaaaagtttagtttagtttctctttaatgttttaaaacatGATTTCTTGTTTTTGCATTTCTACCTCTTGATTGGGTATTTGATATCTGATAcattttggagaaaaataatgttattttaGTTAAACTAAATGGCAAACATTATATAGGATAGTCATTTCTACTCAAATGCTATGCAGAAGGACACAGTCTTGGAGAATATCTTAATGGAACAACCATAAAACCTGCTAGTGGCAGCAGATTGATACACACTagttccaaaataattttaaagtggctactagaattttaatttcattggaCATAAAGTCATTCTCTACCAAACTtttttccccaatttttttttcatgttttatatatatattttttatttgatacatCATACCAGACTTTGGTTCTTGGAGGTCTTGGGTTCTAAcatctttatttgtttattaccACTTTTGAGCCAATTTGTAGTTCAATAAAGAAACAAAGGCATCTCATCATTTTGTTTTAGACCTCCAAAGACCAGATATTGTCACCCTTTTCTCATCCTAGAACACCCTTTGCCCATGTCACTCACTAAAATTTCTCACAATGACATTTCTCCACTACCTATCTTTATCCATAGTAAATCTCGATAGCCACTTACCTTAAAGCCATTTTAGAAACAATGAACTCTAAGATATACAGACTACCTCTctttaggaaaacaaaaattgcCTAGCCAACCTTATTTCACTAGTCCTTTTTACTGCATaaaatctctttgaatcttctACATCCTAACTTGAATAGATATTGGCATCacaaaaaagaattattattttaactatttgtgCATTCTTCAATGAACATGCGAAATACACCAGTTTGTTTCCTGTCATGATCCAAGTCATCATATTTGATCTTATTTAGTTTATTCTCCTCTCTCAAAGGATTCCCTTAGGAGAAAAAAAGGGTTTCTATCTTTTTCactaaaatattgatttttgtcAACATGACTTAAATTTCAGTATCTTAGATTCAAAGACGAGTTCTCTTGAAATACTTTAACATTCGACCATAAGATCAATTTACCATTGAAAATGGCTTCTCAATGATATGAGCAATTGGGGGGAAACCATGTGTTGGTTTATTGGTGTAACAAAAATTCAACTAGATTAGTCCAAACTTTTGctaatttcttgaaaaaattaaacatgtaTAATTCAACAATTTGGGTTGACACTCATCCAACAATCAGTTGAATAATCATTCAACAATTTTGGGCCACAAAGGATCCAAATTTGACAAAACAATTCCAACTAAGTATTTCTAcaatatgaataaaattcaatcatCAAATAAGCATAAGTAACTTTCATCTCAATCATTCACCATCACTAGAATGCAAAGATAACAGTAATTAATGAAATGTAAATTCACAATCACATGAGACATTGGTACAATGTGGAAAACCTCTAGAAGAGGTAAAAAACTAGAGCCCATGGCTACACAAACATCTACtaagaatcaaaataaatacatgattTTTATCTAACCCAAGATGATTGATCCTCCCATGGAACTACTGGCTGAGCATTCTTCATCCTTAATTACCTGAGCCTCACACTTTTCTCTTAGTAACAACACCTTGGAATTATAACAAGGTGCAAGCTGACAATTCCTTGAATTCATTTCAAGTATCCATTCAGGTTGGGAATCTGAAAATGAAATAGATTGAAGAGTGTGACCAACTAAAACTAATGAAGGAAGAATTGAATCTCCAGATGATACTCATTTTTCActcaaaaattagatttaagagCTAGCAAAATCTCTCAAAATAGTGTTCTTCCTTAGCCTTCAATGGAGGCTTACACTTACAGGTATGTATTCCAAAAGTAGAAGAGTATTGGTCATTTCTGAATGGTCCAGAAATGGCCAGAAACACAAGAATGAGATCAAAGATTGATTGACCAACCAATCAAGTGAGGTTGATCAGTCAATGGATTGTAGTGCTTTTGGTTTATTTAGGTGATGGATCATCCCAATGTGTGGGTTGAGCTCTCCCCCTCAGAAATAAAGGTGTCACTTGTCTTGGCTATTTCTAAACTGCTTAACAACAACCTAAATTGTAAAACCATgctcaaaaatgtttttcaactTAAATTCATCCATAAGTCTTGCAAACTTATCTCCTGCACGATGGAACCCAATTTCAATGTATAGATGATGCTTTAACTCTTTGGTTAGCGAGTAGCTCAAGAAAGGATCATGTTCGCTCAAACTGATTTTACAAGGGATTATTAGCCCAGAATTGCTGATAACAAAGTATACATCAATATTAGTCTCCTTGCTCTTTCTATGAGTCTTATGATTTCATGATAACTGGATATCAGGAGGAACTTGCTGATCCAATTCAATTAAATTCTAATTCCTAACCACACTGGTGTTTgtagttcattttttttgttgcaCACTGCAtgtatatgatatgatatagtaTTTTCTGCTTAATGTGTATGTTCAGGTGATCGATATTTGCGGCCATGGATTATTCCAGTGCCTGAGATCACTTTCACAACAAGGTGTGATGAGGATGAATGTTTGATTTTGGCAAGTGATGGGCTTTGGGATGTCATGTCAAATGATGAAGTTGGAGAGGTGGCTCGCCGCCTTCTAAGACGGCGGCGAAGGTTAATGATGGCTGATGAGACTCCTGCACAATCTGTTGCTGATAATCTCACTGAAATAGCATACGGGAGAAATAGCTCAGACAACATATCTATCATTGTTGTTGATCTGAAATCAAAGAGAAAGCGTCAGCAAAGGCAATGAAAAGGGTGCAGAACCATTCTCTCTCCCCAAGATCCAATTATTTCTCACCTTCTGAGTCTGGAGGTGAGAAGACAGGAATGATCTAGTGCTGTTCCAACATTTCTATAGATGAATGGTCCTGACATGACTCAGTCAGTTTTTAGCAGCCTTCAGCTACTATTTCTGACCTTTACAGAGCTGAATGGCAGTAGACTGCTGCTCTATAACAACAAGATCAATTTGTTACTACTAGACACTAGATCAATCCTCAATTTTAATTGGTTTGGTCAAGGAAAAAATAAAGGTAAACCATTGTCTGTTCCATTAGATTTCtgtgaaaatgaagaaagaaagaaaagaaaagaaaatagcacAGAAGCTTTTTCTTTTGAGCTCTAATTTTTCACTTGTGTCTTCCCTTTCCCCACCTTGCTTCATCCTTGATGTGAGGGAAGAGAAAGAACTATGCAAACCACAAGCATTTTGGATCATGAGTGCATACTACTGGACATTTTTTCTACTCATCTTGTTTCTTAATGCAGTGTTAAATTTCCTGGTTAAGATTGGTTTTGTTTGGAAAGATTGTTCTCTGATATCTTCTCAAAGTAGTCGAGAGGGGACAAATGAAGTTCTTCTGTGGGGCAGTAAAGCTTAAATAGTTCTTCTGTTTCATCTTCCAATTCACTAACATTTAGAAGGAAGGCTCTTCTGGTTGCACTGTGGTATGCATGCATGTAttggttcatttatttattggtaAAAGTATTGTGtgaagtaaagaaaaaatggagcTTGATGGTCCAAggtcttctttgatttttggaGTTACACTGGCCATGGATTCAAACTAAAGTTTGTTGGCACTCTCTTCAAGTAGAAATGACTCATTGGAAGAATATGTAAAATCTTGTACAGCAATGGTCCTGTATTATGGTTTCTCCTACTATGTATAGCTGTCTGTTCTCCATTTGTTGTTAATTGTATTTATATCATCAATCAATGTTTCTTTGCTTGTCCAACTTTACAGCTGTTATTTGCTATAGATTTCTTGCTTTCTGCTATTATTGTTTACAGGGTTGGACTTTATGCCAATTCCCCCATGCCACAGGTTCTCTGTGGCCTGGGATGATCATTTTGGC
Proteins encoded in this window:
- the LOC117925135 gene encoding probable protein phosphatase 2C 6 isoform X1, whose translation is MEPLEDDDLQPLGSEHELDSTGSGVSSILGTEDARSTTSSGGDISVTSSSSGEYLAAVVAEAVVPRMENPTPASYSGGSGGETTVTVAAREKCVGRNNKGVTWGFTSVIGRRREMEDAVAVVPGFMSRTCDHVGGCTAPASRTSTEISPVHFFGVYDGHGGSQVVAKFCAERMHEMVVKEWDREAVDGYEWRRRWEVAFSSGFERADNVVMTEEVAPEMVGSTAVVVVLSGCQIITSNCGDSRAVLCRGTQTIPLTVDQKPDREDELRRIEGEGGKVINWNGARVFGVLAMSRAIGDRYLRPWIIPVPEITFTTRCDEDECLILASDGLWDVMSNDEVGEVARRLLRRRRRLMMADETPAQSVADNLTEIAYGRNSSDNISIIVVDLKSKRKRQQRQ
- the LOC117925135 gene encoding probable protein phosphatase 2C 6 isoform X2 gives rise to the protein MEPLEDDDLQPLGSEHELDSTGSGVSSILGTEDARSTTSSGGDISVTSSSSGEYLAAVVAEAVVPRMENPTPASYSGGSGGETTVTVAAREKCVGRNNKGVTWGFTSVIGRRREMEDAVAVVPGFMSRTCDHVGGCTAPASRTSTEISPVHFFGVYDGHGGSQVAKFCAERMHEMVVKEWDREAVDGYEWRRRWEVAFSSGFERADNVVMTEEVAPEMVGSTAVVVVLSGCQIITSNCGDSRAVLCRGTQTIPLTVDQKPDREDELRRIEGEGGKVINWNGARVFGVLAMSRAIGDRYLRPWIIPVPEITFTTRCDEDECLILASDGLWDVMSNDEVGEVARRLLRRRRRLMMADETPAQSVADNLTEIAYGRNSSDNISIIVVDLKSKRKRQQRQ